A genomic region of Xiphophorus couchianus chromosome 18, X_couchianus-1.0, whole genome shotgun sequence contains the following coding sequences:
- the pak1 gene encoding serine/threonine-protein kinase PAK 1 produces the protein MSDNGEVEDKPPAPPMRNTSTLIGSCNKDPTPLNHGSKPLPPNPEDKKKKDRSIRFILTGSDKTYKKKERPEISLPSDFEHTIHVGFDAVTGEFTGMPEQWARLLQTSNITKLEQKKNPQAVLDVLKFYDSKETANSQKYMSFTDKTADAFNSSIVTSSKAVSETPAIATVSEDEDEDEAEPPPVIAPRPEHTKSIYTRSVIEPLPPPSTKDAATSPIIPPATAAVTPAPPAEPAPGSPPSASPAPGPSLPRAQDKSKKKKMSDEEILEKLRTIVSVGDPKKKYTRFEKIGQGASGTVYTAIDIATGQEVAIKQMNLQQQPKKELIINEILVMRENKNPNIVNYLDSYLVGDELWVVMEYLAGGSLTDVVTETCMDEAQIAAVCRECLQALEFLHSNQVIHRDIKSDNILLGMDGSVKLTDFGFCAQITPEQSKRSTMVGTPYWMAPEVVTRKAYGPKVDIWSLGIMAIEMVEGEPPYLNENPLRALYLIATNGTPELQNPEKLSTIFRDFLNRCLEMDVEKRGSAKELLQHQFLKMAKPLSSLTPLILAAKEAAKNNR, from the exons ATGTCTGATAATGGGGAGGTCGAGGACAAGCCTCCAGCTCCTCCCATGAGGAACACCAGCACCCTGATTGGCTCCTGCAACAAGGACCCCACGCCCCTGAACCACGGCTCCAAGCCGCTGCCGCCCAACCCGgaggacaagaagaagaaagaccGCTCCATCCGATTCATCCTCACTGGGAGCGATAAGA CCTATAAGAAGAAGGAACGTCCTGAGATTTCTCTACCGTCAGACTTTGAGCACACCATCCACGTCGGTTTTGATGCTGTTACTGGGGAGTTTACT ggCATGCCGGAGCAATGGGCCCGTCTGCTGCAGACGTCCAACATCACCAAActggagcagaagaagaatccTCAGGCCGTCCTCGACGTCTTAAAGTTCTACGACTCGAAGGAAACGGCCAACAGCCAGAAATACATGAGCTTCACAg ATAAAACTGCAGACGCCTTCAACTCCTCCATCGTAACG AGCTCCAAGGCGGTGTCGGAGACGCCCGCCATAGCAACCGTGTCCGAGGATGAAGACGAAGACGAGGCCGAGCCCCCGCCGGTGATCGCCCCCCGCCCTGAGCACACCAAATCA ATTTACACCCGCTCAGTGATCGAGCCGCTCCCTCCTCCTTCCACCAAAGATGCAGCCACTTCCCCCATCATCCCACCAGCCACCGCCGCCGTCACCCCCGCCCCACCTGCAGAGCCGGCTCCCGGCAGCCCCCCCAGTGCAAGCCCCGCCCCCGGCCCGTCTCTGCCCCGCGCACAAGATaaaagcaagaagaagaagatgtcTGACGAGGAGATCCTGGAGAAACTAC GGACAATTGTTAGCGTGGGAGATCCCAAGAAGAAATATACTCGGTTTGAAAAAATAGGACAGGG AGCCTCTGGTACGGTGTACACAGCTATAGACATCGCTACAGGACAAGAg GTTGCCATTAAACAGAtgaacctgcagcagcagccaaaGAAAGAGTTGATCATCAACGAGATTCTGGTGATGAGGGAAAACAAGAACCCAAACATTGTCAACTACCTGGACAG CTACCTGGTCGGCGATGAGCTGTGGGTAGTGATGGAGTACCTGGCTGGAGGTTCGCTGACCGACGTCGTCACGGAAACCTGCATGGATGAAGCTCAGATTGCTGCCGTGTGCAgagag TGTTTGCAGGCGCTGGAGTTCCTCCACTCGAACCAGGTCATCCATCGAGACATCAAGAGCGACAACATCCTGCTGGGCATGGACGGCTCCGTGAAGCTCA CCGACTTTGGATTCTGCGCCCAGATCACTCCGGAACAGAGTAAGCGCAGCACCATGGTGGGGACTCCTTACTGGATGGCTCCGGAGGTCGTGACCCGGAAGGCTTATGGACCTAAAGTGGACATCTGGTCCCTGGGCATCATGGCCATCGAGATGGTGGAGGGGGAGCCGCCGTATCTGAACGAGAATCCCCTCAGG GCGCTGTATCTCATAGCAACCAACGGGACGCCGGAGCTGCAGAACCCAGAGAAACTGTCAACAATATTCAGAGACTTCCTGAACCGATGTCTGGAGATGGACGTGGAGAAACGAGGATCCGCTAAAGAACTACTGCAG